From the Marinomonas sp. THO17 genome, one window contains:
- the adhP gene encoding alcohol dehydrogenase AdhP, whose protein sequence is MKAAVANQFGDNLNIETLAKPEIQDHQVLVKIHACGVCHTDLHACHGDWPVKPTLPLIPGHEGVGEIVELGASVKHLSIGDRVGIPWLYSACGHCEYCLAGDENLCLSQQNAGYSVAGSYAEFCAAHADYIVKIPDGLSYLEAAPLFCAGVTTYKALKVSEAKPGDWVAIFGIGGLGHLAIQYAVAMGFRVVAVDTGDAKRQLAEKLGAEAFYDFNIDNVVAEINELTAGVHGSICTAVSKVGFRQSYDVVRRGGKCVLVGLPPEEMPLPIFNTVLNGVSVVGSIVGTRKDLEECLDFAARGKVKAIIEEKRLEDINDIFADMEKGEITGRIVMGISS, encoded by the coding sequence ATGAAAGCGGCAGTTGCAAATCAATTTGGTGACAACTTAAACATCGAGACATTAGCCAAACCCGAAATTCAAGACCATCAAGTACTGGTCAAAATTCATGCCTGTGGGGTTTGCCACACAGACCTTCATGCTTGTCATGGGGATTGGCCCGTTAAGCCAACACTGCCTTTGATTCCGGGACACGAAGGCGTTGGTGAAATAGTGGAACTAGGTGCCAGCGTTAAACATCTTAGTATAGGTGATCGTGTTGGTATCCCTTGGCTCTATAGTGCTTGTGGTCACTGTGAATACTGCTTGGCAGGAGATGAAAATCTTTGTTTGTCACAGCAAAATGCGGGCTATTCTGTGGCAGGCAGTTATGCCGAGTTCTGCGCGGCTCATGCCGATTATATTGTAAAGATTCCTGACGGTTTGAGTTATCTTGAAGCCGCGCCTTTATTCTGTGCTGGAGTAACCACTTATAAGGCATTGAAAGTGTCCGAAGCCAAGCCTGGGGACTGGGTTGCCATATTCGGTATTGGCGGCTTAGGGCACTTAGCGATTCAATACGCCGTTGCTATGGGATTTAGGGTAGTGGCCGTCGACACAGGAGATGCCAAACGACAATTGGCGGAAAAACTGGGTGCGGAAGCATTTTATGATTTCAACATCGACAATGTAGTAGCTGAAATTAATGAATTAACAGCTGGTGTTCATGGCAGTATTTGCACCGCCGTGAGCAAAGTTGGCTTTAGACAAAGTTACGATGTGGTAAGGCGTGGGGGCAAGTGCGTTCTAGTAGGATTGCCACCAGAGGAAATGCCATTACCCATATTCAATACTGTTCTCAATGGCGTCAGTGTGGTTGGCTCTATTGTCGGCACCCGCAAAGATCTTGAAGAATGTCTTGATTTTGCCGCCCGAGGTAAGGTTAAAGCCATCATAGAAGAAAAGCGTTTGGAAGACATTAATGACATCTTTGCTGATATGGAAAAAGGCGAAATCACAGGCCGTATTGTCATGGGCATAAGCTCTTAA
- the sdhC gene encoding succinate dehydrogenase, cytochrome b556 subunit produces the protein MSKTRPVNLDIKTIRLPITAIASILHRISAVIIWVGLGMALAAGYFSLQSNDNFDAVFGFITENFIGQFIVWGLLTAFGYYIVATLKHIIQDFGHFEELESGLMIARVAIGLGILLSIFSGVWVWL, from the coding sequence ATGAGCAAAACTCGACCGGTCAACTTAGATATAAAGACCATACGTCTGCCCATTACGGCAATAGCCTCTATTTTGCATCGTATCTCAGCTGTCATCATTTGGGTGGGCTTGGGTATGGCCTTGGCTGCTGGCTATTTCTCTCTACAATCAAATGACAATTTTGATGCTGTCTTTGGGTTTATTACTGAAAACTTTATTGGTCAGTTTATTGTATGGGGTCTGTTGACGGCGTTTGGCTACTACATAGTGGCAACGCTGAAGCACATTATTCAAGACTTTGGTCATTTTGAAGAGCTTGAAAGTGGTCTAATGATTGCCAGAGTTGCAATCGGCCTAGGTATTCTATTAAGCATTTTTTCAGGAGTTTGGGTATGGCTATAA
- the sdhD gene encoding succinate dehydrogenase, hydrophobic membrane anchor protein, producing MAISAADKARSGTKEWLFQRIANALICIWAIVTVILLIDHQPASLADLSALLAPMWFKVFSSLVLIMAAFNSVLAGWQISTDYVKGILINLLFNLLVRLISLVYLVAGLYMLWS from the coding sequence ATGGCTATAAGTGCTGCGGACAAAGCAAGAAGCGGAACAAAAGAATGGCTTTTTCAGCGCATAGCGAATGCTTTGATCTGTATTTGGGCTATTGTGACTGTCATTTTATTAATCGATCATCAGCCAGCTAGCTTGGCGGATTTGTCGGCCTTACTTGCACCTATGTGGTTTAAAGTCTTTTCAAGTCTAGTTTTGATTATGGCGGCATTTAACTCTGTATTAGCAGGATGGCAAATCAGTACGGATTACGTTAAAGGCATTTTGATTAATTTGCTTTTTAATTTATTGGTTCGTTTAATCAGCCTAGTTTATCTTGTAGCGGGTTTATATATGCTCTGGAGCTAG
- a CDS encoding MaoC family dehydratase — translation MNKGYTLEELTLDQTVELVKKVSQEDVNLFAQVTGDTNPVHLDAEYAATTSFGQPIAHGMLTAGFISAAIGTQLPGPGCIYLEQSLKFRAPVLIGQEVVTKVTVIDINERRRRVTLKTICECEGKVVVSGEATIMMPA, via the coding sequence ATGAACAAAGGTTATACGCTTGAAGAATTAACTCTAGATCAAACCGTAGAACTGGTGAAAAAGGTCTCTCAGGAAGATGTTAATCTATTTGCACAAGTTACTGGTGACACCAATCCGGTTCATCTTGATGCTGAATACGCCGCAACCACATCCTTTGGCCAACCCATTGCTCATGGCATGCTAACCGCTGGTTTTATTTCAGCAGCCATAGGTACACAGCTTCCAGGACCGGGTTGCATCTATCTTGAGCAAAGCTTGAAGTTTCGTGCTCCTGTACTGATTGGGCAAGAAGTTGTCACCAAGGTCACCGTGATCGATATAAATGAGCGCCGCCGCCGGGTTACTCTTAAGACAATATGCGAATGTGAGGGCAAGGTGGTTGTGTCAGGTGAAGCCACTATTATGATGCCAGCTTGA
- the sppA gene encoding signal peptide peptidase SppA translates to MSWTEEEDKQAAQTAQQNPLDMESSQDINPNQEIWSLLKETLAENVAEKRRARRWKIFFRFVSLGIFVGILVTWFSRINMDDIGIQGNTVAIIPMQGVIGAESDIESTEMVSLLDQAFRTPQLQGVVIELNSPGGSPVHSGIIYDAIRNKQAVYPDIPVIVVVGDMAASGGYYIASAADEIYANQASLVGSIGVISAGFEASEFLEKIGVERRVFTAGRNKAFLDPFTPMTDEAKPKWQSVLNETHQQFINAVKAGRGDKLQITDDVFSGMVFTGSQAEKIGLIDGLASINQLLDMRFPEAKPILFEPKEEPLKELAKELGVEFALQAFKQVNIQ, encoded by the coding sequence ATGAGCTGGACGGAAGAAGAGGATAAACAGGCAGCGCAAACTGCGCAGCAAAATCCTTTGGACATGGAATCTTCACAAGACATTAACCCAAATCAAGAAATTTGGAGCCTACTAAAAGAAACCCTGGCTGAAAATGTAGCGGAAAAGCGTCGGGCAAGACGTTGGAAAATATTTTTTCGTTTTGTCAGTTTAGGGATTTTTGTTGGCATCCTAGTGACTTGGTTTTCTCGTATTAATATGGATGACATTGGCATACAAGGAAATACGGTCGCCATTATCCCAATGCAAGGCGTTATTGGTGCTGAGTCAGACATTGAGTCAACAGAAATGGTGTCTCTTTTGGATCAAGCTTTCCGTACACCGCAATTACAAGGTGTGGTGATAGAGCTAAACAGCCCAGGGGGCAGTCCAGTGCATTCAGGCATTATTTATGATGCCATACGTAACAAACAAGCTGTGTATCCTGATATCCCTGTCATAGTGGTGGTAGGCGACATGGCGGCATCGGGTGGCTATTACATTGCCTCAGCGGCGGATGAAATTTATGCCAACCAAGCCAGTCTAGTGGGATCAATCGGAGTCATTTCCGCGGGCTTTGAGGCCAGTGAGTTCCTTGAGAAAATCGGCGTCGAGCGCAGAGTCTTTACCGCCGGTCGCAACAAAGCATTTCTTGACCCCTTTACCCCCATGACGGATGAAGCGAAACCAAAGTGGCAATCTGTTCTGAACGAAACACACCAACAATTTATTAATGCCGTAAAAGCAGGGCGAGGCGATAAATTGCAAATAACAGACGATGTGTTTTCCGGTATGGTCTTTACTGGTTCACAAGCGGAAAAAATTGGCCTGATTGATGGATTAGCCAGCATTAATCAACTTTTGGACATGCGTTTTCCTGAGGCCAAGCCTATCTTGTTTGAACCGAAAGAAGAACCACTAAAAGAACTGGCCAAAGAATTGGGTGTTGAGTTTGCATTACAAGCTTTTAAGCAAGTTAATATACAGTAA
- the prmB gene encoding 50S ribosomal protein L3 N(5)-glutamine methyltransferase — protein sequence MSNRQSAIRDLSNIKDFIRWTYTRFQNADLFYGHGTDNPWDEAVQLVMGALKLPLDFDRDMLDCALTQNEKKQIVKLVHRRINDREPLPYLLGEAWFMGLPFYVSKDTLIPRSPILSLLECEFSPWLMHYPFNILDMCTGSGCLGIAASLVFEDAQVDMTDISEAALDIAKKNIQRHQLEDRVQTIHSDMFAALQGKQYELIICNPPYVDKKDFDTAPQEFHNEPQLALTSGEDGLEFTHKFLHQVAHYLKDDGILVYEVGNTEIALQEAYPDTPFMWVELEQGGNGVFILTKEQLNELLHEQN from the coding sequence ATGAGCAACAGACAATCTGCCATTCGCGATTTATCTAATATTAAAGACTTTATCCGCTGGACCTACACACGCTTTCAAAATGCCGATTTATTCTATGGCCACGGTACAGACAATCCTTGGGATGAAGCCGTACAGCTGGTGATGGGAGCATTAAAATTACCCTTAGATTTTGATCGCGACATGCTGGATTGCGCCCTCACTCAAAACGAAAAAAAGCAGATAGTCAAACTTGTCCACCGTCGTATAAACGATCGTGAACCCTTGCCATACCTGCTGGGCGAGGCATGGTTTATGGGCTTGCCATTCTACGTTAGCAAAGACACTCTGATTCCCCGATCGCCAATTTTGTCTTTATTGGAGTGCGAATTTTCACCTTGGCTGATGCATTACCCCTTTAACATTTTAGACATGTGCACGGGATCAGGCTGCCTTGGCATTGCCGCATCCTTGGTGTTTGAAGATGCTCAGGTGGATATGACAGATATTAGCGAAGCCGCCCTCGACATTGCCAAGAAAAACATACAGCGTCATCAACTAGAAGACAGAGTACAGACCATTCACTCTGATATGTTTGCAGCCTTGCAAGGCAAACAATATGAATTGATCATTTGCAACCCACCGTACGTAGACAAAAAGGATTTTGATACGGCACCGCAAGAATTTCACAATGAGCCGCAACTGGCACTTACCTCTGGGGAGGACGGCTTAGAATTTACCCACAAATTCCTACATCAAGTCGCCCATTACCTTAAGGATGATGGTATTCTTGTGTACGAAGTTGGCAACACAGAAATCGCTCTACAAGAAGCCTATCCTGATACCCCTTTTATGTGGGTTGAGTTAGAGCAGGGTGGTAACGGCGTGTTTATCTTAACCAAAGAACAATTAAACGAACTATTACACGAGCAAAATTAA
- the aroC gene encoding chorismate synthase, producing MSGNTFGTLFKVTTFGESHGLALGAIVDGCPPGIEISEADLQRDLDLRKPGTSKHTTQRREPDQVKILSGVFEGKTTGTPIGLLIENTDQRSKDYGNIANTFRPAHADYTYDQKYGFRDYRGGGRSSARETAMRVAAGAIAKKYLKQQFGIEIQGFLSQLGPIKLDTKDLSQVYDNSFFSPDPDAIPQLEEYMTALRRAGDSVGAKITVIARNLMPGLGAPVFDRLDADIAKAMMGINAVKGVEIGDGFDVIEQKGSEHRDEMTPEGFLSNHAGGILGGISSGQDILVNIALKPTSSITTPGKSIDRDGNSIDIITKGRHDPCVGIRATPIAEAMLALTLMDHLLRHRGQNADVMCATPIIKGQA from the coding sequence ATGTCCGGCAATACTTTTGGAACGCTTTTTAAAGTCACCACGTTTGGTGAAAGTCATGGGTTGGCCTTAGGCGCCATAGTCGATGGCTGCCCTCCAGGCATTGAAATCAGTGAAGCCGATCTACAGCGCGATCTCGATTTGAGAAAACCAGGCACATCTAAACACACCACGCAACGTCGCGAACCCGATCAAGTCAAAATCTTATCTGGCGTGTTTGAAGGCAAAACGACCGGCACACCAATAGGCCTACTGATTGAAAATACCGATCAACGCTCTAAAGATTATGGCAACATAGCGAATACTTTCCGCCCAGCTCACGCAGATTACACCTACGACCAGAAGTACGGTTTTCGAGACTATCGCGGAGGTGGTCGTTCATCGGCCAGAGAAACAGCCATGCGAGTGGCTGCTGGCGCCATTGCCAAAAAGTATCTCAAACAGCAGTTTGGTATCGAAATTCAAGGCTTTCTATCTCAACTTGGCCCCATTAAGCTGGACACCAAAGATCTGTCGCAAGTGTACGATAACAGCTTTTTCAGTCCAGACCCTGATGCCATTCCACAACTTGAAGAATACATGACAGCTTTGCGTCGTGCAGGGGATTCGGTGGGGGCTAAAATCACCGTCATTGCTCGCAACCTCATGCCCGGACTCGGTGCGCCTGTGTTTGACCGCTTAGATGCCGATATCGCCAAAGCCATGATGGGTATCAATGCAGTAAAAGGCGTTGAAATTGGTGATGGTTTTGATGTGATTGAACAAAAAGGCAGTGAACATAGAGATGAGATGACCCCAGAAGGTTTCTTGAGCAATCATGCAGGCGGTATTTTAGGCGGCATTTCATCAGGGCAAGACATCTTAGTTAATATTGCTCTGAAACCCACTTCAAGCATCACCACGCCTGGTAAGAGTATCGACCGGGATGGCAACTCGATTGATATCATCACCAAGGGACGTCACGACCCTTGTGTGGGCATTCGCGCGACACCCATCGCTGAAGCCATGCTGGCGCTTACTTTAATGGATCATCTATTACGTCATCGTGGTCAAAATGCCGATGTTATGTGCGCTACTCCGATAATAAAAGGGCAAGCGTAA
- the yjjX gene encoding inosine/xanthosine triphosphatase: MKDLKEIVFMSSVIRIQVGSNNPVKVSAAKSAFEQAFPNHIIHCQGMTAPSNVAEQPMTEAETRLGAQNRAIYCHQHPIDSNMQYSVAMEGGVDDFQEGPATFAYVAIMDQQGNLHTGRTANLPLPAAIYQRLQQNEELGPIMDDVFNTVNIRQKGGAIGLFTNHAATRESVYSQAIILALAPVLHPIHF, from the coding sequence ATGAAGGATTTAAAAGAGATTGTTTTTATGTCTTCCGTTATTCGAATACAAGTAGGTTCCAATAATCCAGTCAAGGTCAGTGCAGCAAAAAGTGCTTTTGAACAGGCTTTCCCTAATCACATTATTCATTGCCAAGGCATGACAGCGCCATCTAACGTGGCTGAGCAACCTATGACAGAAGCAGAAACGCGATTGGGCGCACAAAATAGAGCCATTTATTGTCATCAGCATCCTATTGATTCCAACATGCAATATTCTGTTGCTATGGAAGGGGGCGTTGATGACTTTCAAGAAGGGCCTGCGACCTTTGCCTATGTAGCGATTATGGATCAGCAAGGAAACTTACATACTGGCCGCACCGCCAATCTACCGTTGCCAGCGGCCATTTATCAAAGATTACAACAAAATGAAGAACTTGGCCCCATTATGGATGACGTCTTCAACACGGTAAACATTCGTCAAAAAGGCGGTGCCATTGGGTTATTTACTAATCATGCCGCTACGCGAGAAAGTGTCTATAGCCAAGCGATTATCTTAGCCTTGGCACCAGTACTACATCCGATTCATTTTTAA
- the yjjG gene encoding pyrimidine 5'-nucleotidase, which translates to MKYQWVIFDADETLFHFDNFSGLKQMFKQHQVDFDQADFEAYQKINKPLWVAYQNGAITATELQTRRFDEWSKRLGISSHELNQNFLHAMADICKTLPGAKELVRQLHQAGTKMAIMTNGFTQLQSIRLERTDMHHFFDHLIISEQVGHAKPSSIIFDHAFEKMGQPDKQNVLMVGDTLESDILGGNQYGIDTCWLNHNKQTDTIITTDIIPTKSVGSLMELHSWLFKDSLIKSL; encoded by the coding sequence ATGAAGTACCAATGGGTTATTTTTGATGCCGATGAGACCTTATTTCACTTCGATAATTTTTCAGGTCTCAAGCAGATGTTCAAACAACATCAAGTCGATTTTGATCAGGCTGACTTTGAAGCTTACCAAAAAATCAACAAACCTTTATGGGTGGCATACCAAAATGGCGCCATTACCGCCACAGAACTTCAAACCAGACGCTTTGATGAATGGTCAAAACGGCTCGGTATTAGCTCGCATGAGCTAAATCAAAATTTTCTGCATGCCATGGCGGATATCTGTAAAACCCTTCCTGGCGCTAAAGAGCTGGTAAGACAACTACATCAAGCTGGAACCAAAATGGCCATTATGACGAACGGTTTTACCCAGTTGCAAAGCATACGTTTAGAACGAACAGACATGCATCATTTCTTTGACCACCTGATCATTTCAGAACAAGTAGGGCACGCCAAACCCAGCTCAATCATCTTTGATCATGCCTTCGAAAAAATGGGACAGCCTGACAAACAAAACGTACTCATGGTTGGCGACACATTGGAATCAGACATTTTGGGTGGCAACCAATATGGTATTGACACATGCTGGTTAAATCATAACAAGCAAACGGATACCATCATTACTACCGATATCATTCCCACTAAGAGCGTTGGCAGTCTGATGGAATTACACTCCTGGTTATTTAAAGATTCCCTTATCAAATCACTTTAA
- a CDS encoding NUDIX domain-containing protein — protein sequence MHNSEAAFLQKYDRRDYLSPLVTVDAAIFTFHNGQLLVLLTKRSEYPEKDKWALPGGFVDESKDSSLEDTVQRKLQEKTGVKAPYIEQLMSVGNQHRDARGWSVTVAYTALVAWQACQSFVENVSEVRWEVYEEALTKDLAFDHIAIMKAARERLKQKALYSMVPAYALPEEFTLPELQHFLEVLIDKTIQKKSFRRRLEQADIVEEIGIKAPSGKGRPSTTYRLRESAKEFTFIRNLEV from the coding sequence ATGCACAATTCAGAAGCTGCTTTTCTACAGAAATATGATCGTAGAGATTATCTATCGCCACTTGTTACAGTCGATGCGGCTATTTTTACCTTTCATAATGGACAGCTATTGGTGTTACTCACCAAGCGAAGCGAGTATCCAGAAAAAGATAAATGGGCCTTGCCAGGTGGTTTCGTGGATGAATCAAAAGACTCGTCTTTAGAAGATACAGTGCAACGTAAATTGCAAGAGAAGACTGGTGTTAAAGCTCCTTATATAGAACAACTGATGAGTGTTGGTAACCAGCATAGAGATGCTAGAGGGTGGTCAGTTACTGTGGCTTATACTGCATTAGTCGCTTGGCAAGCTTGTCAAAGCTTTGTTGAGAATGTATCTGAAGTGCGCTGGGAAGTGTATGAAGAAGCATTAACGAAAGATCTCGCGTTTGATCATATAGCGATTATGAAAGCCGCTAGGGAAAGGTTGAAACAGAAAGCTCTCTATTCCATGGTACCAGCTTACGCGCTTCCTGAAGAATTCACATTGCCAGAGTTACAGCATTTTTTAGAAGTTTTGATTGATAAAACCATTCAAAAAAAATCCTTTCGTAGACGTTTAGAGCAAGCAGATATAGTAGAAGAAATTGGCATAAAGGCTCCCTCTGGAAAAGGAAGGCCTTCTACTACTTATAGGCTGAGAGAAAGCGCCAAAGAATTTACTTTTATAAGAAATTTAGAAGTTTAG
- the prs gene encoding ribose-phosphate diphosphokinase — MSIRAIANQQEALDIAFLTFSGGERHVQLAETSLLYINQIDLECRIQNTTDVMDLLLLVNALRHKFGIDLMINLTIPYLPYARQDRVCAPGQAFSLEVFAGILNSTACNSMTVWDCHSQVGIDLTQAQNITPENIIATSPKLVSLLTAESSVLVCPDNGAKVRCEAIKTFFSLPYMIQCEKKRDPSTGKITHTEVGVESLKGKTAIITDDICDGGFTFIKIAEQLKAKGAEKVVLYVTHGIFSKGIEVFDGLIDEIYTSNSFEKAFNNTKLNVINY, encoded by the coding sequence ATGAGTATTCGAGCCATAGCAAATCAACAAGAAGCATTAGATATAGCATTCTTAACTTTTTCAGGAGGAGAGAGGCATGTGCAGTTAGCGGAAACCTCTTTGCTTTACATCAACCAAATCGATCTAGAGTGTCGAATTCAAAACACGACAGATGTTATGGATTTGCTATTACTAGTGAATGCTCTGCGCCATAAGTTTGGTATTGATTTAATGATCAATTTAACCATTCCGTATTTGCCTTATGCTCGTCAAGACAGAGTTTGCGCACCTGGACAGGCATTCTCACTAGAAGTGTTTGCAGGAATATTGAACAGCACAGCTTGTAACAGCATGACTGTATGGGATTGTCATAGTCAGGTTGGTATCGATCTAACTCAAGCGCAAAACATTACTCCTGAGAACATTATTGCAACAAGCCCTAAATTAGTAAGCCTATTAACAGCAGAAAGCAGTGTATTAGTTTGCCCTGATAACGGCGCCAAAGTGCGATGCGAAGCAATTAAAACGTTCTTTTCTCTTCCTTACATGATTCAGTGCGAAAAAAAACGAGACCCAAGTACAGGAAAAATCACTCATACAGAAGTCGGAGTTGAGTCTTTGAAAGGGAAAACAGCAATCATTACCGACGATATCTGCGATGGCGGTTTCACCTTCATTAAGATCGCTGAGCAGCTTAAAGCAAAAGGAGCAGAGAAGGTTGTGCTGTATGTAACACATGGGATTTTCAGCAAAGGTATCGAAGTATTTGATGGTTTGATCGACGAAATTTACACCAGCAACAGTTTTGAGAAAGCCTTCAACAACACAAAATTAAACGTAATTAACTACTAA
- a CDS encoding nicotinate phosphoribosyltransferase: MNPLMAIDFYKADHRRQYPEGTEYVYSNFTPRSSRLAPVIDGFDDRVVFVGLQGYIKRFLIDTWNENFFNKPKQDVIAKYKRRMDSSLGEGAIPVDHIEALHDLGYLPLEIKALPEGSRVNIKVPMFTIINTLPEFYWLTNYLETSVSAEVWKMCTTATIAYEYKRLLNNYASKTGAPLDFVPLQGHDFSFRGMSCIEDAAQSSMGHLTSFIGTDSVAAIDYAEDYYNAEGVVGVSVPATEHSVMCMGTQDGEIETFRRLITELYPKGVVSIVSDTWDFWQVVTTFASELKDTILTREEDALGLAKVVFRPDSGDPVKIICGDPSAEPGSPEYKGAVECLWDIFGGDITDKGYKMLNQRVGLIYGDSITLQRAEAILKGMEAKGFAANNIVLGVGSYTYQYLTRDNFGFAMKATWGQVNGEGREIYKDPVTDSGTKKSARGLLRVEKTKNGFELFDQQTQGQEKQGELKAVFKNGSLLIDQSLMEIRDRLAI, encoded by the coding sequence ATGAATCCATTAATGGCCATAGACTTCTATAAAGCAGACCACAGACGCCAGTATCCAGAGGGAACAGAATACGTGTACTCTAATTTCACCCCAAGATCATCTCGCTTAGCGCCTGTTATTGATGGTTTTGATGATCGAGTAGTCTTTGTTGGTTTACAAGGCTACATAAAGCGTTTCTTGATTGATACTTGGAACGAAAATTTCTTCAACAAACCTAAGCAAGACGTTATTGCAAAATATAAACGCCGTATGGACTCTTCATTAGGGGAAGGAGCTATACCCGTAGATCACATTGAAGCTTTGCACGATTTAGGCTACTTGCCATTAGAGATTAAAGCCTTGCCTGAAGGCAGTCGCGTTAACATAAAAGTGCCCATGTTCACGATAATTAATACGCTCCCCGAGTTTTATTGGTTGACTAACTACTTAGAAACCAGTGTCAGTGCTGAAGTATGGAAAATGTGTACAACGGCAACGATTGCCTACGAGTACAAGCGACTTTTAAATAATTATGCCTCTAAAACCGGTGCACCGTTGGACTTTGTGCCATTACAAGGGCACGATTTTAGCTTCCGTGGTATGAGTTGTATTGAAGATGCTGCTCAATCAAGCATGGGACACTTAACCAGTTTTATCGGTACGGATTCTGTTGCCGCTATTGATTACGCCGAAGATTACTACAATGCAGAAGGGGTGGTTGGTGTTTCCGTACCGGCCACTGAGCACAGCGTCATGTGCATGGGCACTCAAGATGGCGAGATCGAAACTTTCCGTCGGTTAATTACCGAGCTGTATCCAAAAGGCGTGGTAAGTATCGTGTCTGATACGTGGGACTTTTGGCAAGTGGTAACGACCTTCGCTAGTGAATTGAAGGATACCATTCTTACTAGGGAAGAGGATGCCCTCGGCCTTGCTAAAGTGGTATTTAGACCAGACAGTGGTGATCCTGTAAAAATCATTTGCGGTGATCCTAGCGCAGAGCCTGGCTCTCCAGAGTATAAAGGTGCAGTAGAATGTCTTTGGGATATTTTTGGTGGAGATATCACTGACAAGGGATACAAAATGCTCAACCAAAGAGTAGGGTTGATCTATGGTGATTCCATCACGCTACAACGAGCAGAAGCCATTCTAAAAGGGATGGAAGCAAAAGGCTTTGCTGCAAACAACATTGTTTTGGGGGTTGGTAGCTATACCTATCAGTATTTAACCCGAGATAACTTTGGATTTGCGATGAAAGCCACTTGGGGGCAAGTTAACGGAGAAGGAAGAGAAATCTATAAAGACCCTGTTACCGATAGCGGAACTAAGAAGTCTGCCCGAGGCTTACTGCGTGTCGAAAAAACGAAAAATGGTTTTGAGCTCTTCGATCAGCAAACACAGGGACAAGAGAAGCAGGGTGAGTTAAAAGCCGTATTCAAAAACGGCTCATTGTTGATAGACCAGTCTCTAATGGAAATTAGAGACAGATTAGCCATTTAA